The following proteins are encoded in a genomic region of Armatimonadota bacterium:
- a CDS encoding methionine synthase has translation MAQTYRAEQVGSLLRPPDLLEARARGAPADELRALEDAHILRVLGRQRQLGLDIFTDGELRRRNFMSDLVEAVEGFDLTQGLPRDWKGQDQAPPPSAVTGIVTARLRQVRRLTAHEVAFLRQYSPGPFKITLPSANQFPAIAFKRGVTDRVYPDHSALLWDIVPIVRREIAALLEEGVTYIQLDAPRYSYYIDPRWREYIRAEMGLEPDRALDEAIQADNACLEGARRRGVTIAFHLCRGNNRSQWYAEGGYDPIAEKVFTSLQVDRFLLEYDDERSGTFEPLRFVPPDKTVVLGLVSSKRPTLEPAEQLARRIDEASRYVPLERLALSPQCGFASTMEGNLLSEEDQWAKLARVVEVARRVWG, from the coding sequence CGGGCCCGGGGTGCCCCCGCCGACGAGCTGCGGGCCCTGGAGGACGCCCACATCCTGCGGGTGCTGGGCCGGCAGCGGCAGCTGGGCCTGGACATCTTCACCGACGGCGAGCTGCGGCGGCGCAATTTCATGAGCGACCTGGTAGAGGCGGTGGAGGGGTTCGACCTCACCCAGGGGCTGCCCCGGGACTGGAAGGGTCAGGACCAGGCTCCGCCCCCCAGCGCCGTGACCGGCATCGTCACGGCCCGGCTGCGTCAGGTGCGGCGGCTGACCGCCCACGAGGTGGCCTTCCTGCGCCAGTACAGCCCGGGCCCGTTCAAGATCACCCTGCCCAGCGCCAACCAGTTTCCCGCCATCGCCTTCAAGCGTGGGGTGACCGACCGCGTGTATCCGGACCACTCGGCGCTGCTGTGGGACATCGTGCCGATCGTGCGCCGGGAGATTGCCGCGCTGCTGGAGGAGGGCGTGACCTACATCCAGCTGGACGCCCCCCGCTACAGTTACTACATCGATCCCCGGTGGCGGGAGTACATCCGCGCCGAGATGGGCCTGGAGCCCGACCGGGCGCTGGACGAGGCCATCCAGGCCGACAACGCCTGCCTGGAGGGCGCCCGACGGCGGGGCGTCACCATCGCCTTCCACCTGTGCCGGGGCAACAACCGCAGCCAGTGGTACGCCGAGGGAGGCTACGACCCCATCGCGGAGAAGGTATTCACCTCCTTGCAGGTGGACCGATTCCTGCTGGAATACGACGACGAGCGCTCGGGGACGTTCGAGCCGCTGCGGTTCGTGCCGCCGGACAAGACGGTCGTCCTGGGCCTGGTCAGCAGCAAGCGCCCCACGCTGGAACCGGCCGAGCAGCTGGCGCGGCGCATCGACGAGGCCAGCCGCTACGTGCCGCTGGAGCGGCTGGCCCTCAGCCCCCAGTGCGGGTTTGCGTCCACCATGGAGGGTAACCTGCTCTCCGAGGAGGATCAGTGGGCCAAGCTGGCCCGCGTGGTGGAGGTGGCCCGCCGCGTGTGGGGATAA